The proteins below come from a single Kitasatospora sp. NBC_01266 genomic window:
- a CDS encoding DEAD/DEAH box helicase: MSIAKPGLAAGITLRGHQEEALGAIVRGLTLRPGQSAPDGLRVTVQMATGSGKSFVGAAAGQRLAPHGAVLVVVPTLDLLVQMVGSWRKAGRSGAMHAVCSLVDGELPFGVSASTSPLMVAMWLSQAAQRRRPVTLFATYASVGVVADAYHYWSERNGQALPALALMVCDEAHRSSGSAEKSWTVVHGQEEIPCERRLYMTATPRIWAPPKAGVRQREGALQPLPEELACSMDDERIFGPQVVTLGLAEAIDRKLLAPFDVVVLELRDPDADRTAAGRQPVPWGPGVGEDASGEQDLVPAARIAAIQAGLVKTVVERNLSRVITFHNRTIEARYFSETLNQTVDRLHLENPGKYPAEFWAQWLSGEHDVDFRKDVIQGFGEAEEKDRLAHAVMSNCKVLGEGVDMPSADSVLLQGRGSMVDIVQAIGRALRMKPGEGKTASIIVPVFLRPGEEPGDILESESYAPLVKILTAIRSHDARLVETLAVPQKSGARTTGRSAEAQIAPGEGEGGAVAFTLPVRFQLPVDPDVLALFIATRVLTSESQSWREGIGHARRWFEETGGLEVPYSTVVGQEGNFPLGKWLSDRRVEYAAGELARHRVMMLDGLGMVWSVAGARFEAGLDWARIWAKEHGGSLAAPARASVGGYPIGSWLAALRAAAEVPAGGPGALDPDRRRALEEIDPWWCPTWPITWQRTYAVARLWWLESDGRVNWTQLPAETVFEGEQLGRWVHAQRASWPELAEEQQDLLLAIGIEEDSELVAARVAAAAKPKVSRADRFQHHLTALATYVEREGHARVPRTHKTVEGLALGVWLNNQKARREKLTAGQLARLAEYGVEWA, encoded by the coding sequence GTGAGCATCGCAAAGCCAGGTCTGGCGGCCGGGATCACCCTGCGGGGCCACCAGGAGGAGGCGTTGGGGGCCATCGTGCGGGGTCTGACGCTCCGTCCGGGGCAGTCGGCGCCGGACGGGCTGCGGGTCACGGTCCAGATGGCGACGGGGTCGGGGAAGAGCTTCGTTGGGGCGGCGGCCGGGCAGAGGCTGGCGCCGCACGGTGCGGTGCTGGTGGTGGTGCCCACCTTGGATCTGCTGGTGCAGATGGTCGGGTCGTGGCGGAAGGCCGGCCGTTCCGGCGCGATGCACGCGGTCTGCTCGCTGGTCGACGGGGAGTTGCCGTTCGGGGTGAGCGCCAGTACCAGCCCGTTGATGGTCGCGATGTGGCTGTCCCAGGCGGCCCAGCGCCGGCGGCCGGTGACGCTGTTCGCCACCTATGCCTCGGTCGGGGTGGTCGCGGACGCCTACCACTACTGGTCCGAGCGCAACGGCCAGGCGCTGCCCGCGCTGGCGCTGATGGTCTGTGACGAGGCGCACCGCTCGTCGGGGAGCGCGGAGAAGTCCTGGACGGTCGTGCACGGCCAGGAGGAGATCCCGTGTGAGCGGCGTCTGTACATGACCGCGACCCCGCGGATCTGGGCGCCGCCGAAGGCCGGTGTGCGGCAGCGGGAGGGGGCGTTGCAGCCGCTGCCGGAGGAGTTGGCCTGCTCGATGGACGATGAGCGGATCTTCGGGCCGCAGGTCGTCACGCTGGGCCTGGCCGAGGCGATCGACCGCAAGCTGCTGGCGCCGTTCGACGTGGTGGTGCTGGAGCTGCGCGACCCGGATGCCGACCGCACCGCGGCGGGTCGTCAGCCGGTGCCCTGGGGCCCCGGGGTGGGCGAGGACGCCAGCGGCGAGCAGGACCTGGTGCCGGCGGCACGGATCGCCGCGATCCAGGCCGGGCTGGTCAAGACGGTCGTGGAGCGGAACCTGAGCCGGGTCATCACCTTCCACAACCGCACGATCGAGGCCCGGTACTTCTCCGAGACGCTGAACCAGACCGTCGACCGGCTCCACCTCGAGAACCCCGGGAAATACCCCGCCGAGTTCTGGGCGCAATGGCTCTCCGGTGAGCACGACGTGGATTTCCGCAAGGACGTCATCCAGGGCTTCGGCGAGGCCGAGGAGAAGGATCGGCTGGCGCATGCCGTGATGTCGAACTGCAAGGTCCTGGGTGAGGGAGTTGATATGCCGAGCGCGGATTCGGTGCTTCTCCAGGGCCGGGGCAGCATGGTCGATATCGTCCAGGCCATCGGTAGGGCGCTGCGGATGAAGCCCGGTGAGGGGAAGACCGCCAGCATCATCGTGCCGGTCTTCCTGAGGCCGGGTGAGGAGCCCGGGGACATTCTGGAGTCGGAGTCCTATGCGCCGCTGGTCAAGATCCTGACCGCGATCAGGTCGCACGACGCCCGCCTGGTCGAGACCCTGGCCGTGCCGCAGAAGTCCGGCGCTCGGACCACCGGGCGCAGCGCCGAGGCCCAGATCGCGCCCGGTGAGGGGGAGGGTGGGGCGGTGGCGTTCACGTTGCCGGTGCGGTTCCAGCTGCCGGTGGATCCGGACGTGCTCGCGCTGTTCATCGCCACGCGGGTGCTGACGAGTGAGAGTCAGTCCTGGCGGGAGGGGATCGGGCACGCCAGGCGCTGGTTCGAGGAGACCGGCGGGCTTGAGGTCCCCTATTCCACGGTGGTCGGGCAGGAGGGGAATTTCCCGCTGGGAAAGTGGCTGTCCGACCGGCGGGTGGAGTACGCGGCTGGTGAGTTGGCGCGGCACCGGGTGATGATGCTCGACGGGCTCGGGATGGTCTGGTCCGTGGCCGGTGCCCGGTTCGAGGCCGGGCTGGACTGGGCGCGGATCTGGGCGAAGGAACACGGCGGCTCGCTCGCGGCGCCCGCGCGGGCGTCCGTCGGCGGGTATCCCATCGGCAGCTGGCTGGCCGCACTGCGCGCCGCCGCCGAGGTCCCCGCCGGCGGGCCCGGCGCCCTGGACCCGGACCGGCGCAGGGCGTTGGAGGAGATCGACCCGTGGTGGTGCCCCACCTGGCCGATCACCTGGCAACGCACCTACGCGGTGGCCAGGTTGTGGTGGCTGGAGTCAGATGGCCGGGTCAACTGGACCCAGCTGCCCGCGGAGACGGTGTTCGAGGGTGAGCAACTCGGCCGCTGGGTGCACGCTCAGCGGGCCAGCTGGCCCGAACTGGCTGAGGAGCAGCAGGATCTGCTGCTCGCGATCGGCATCGAGGAGGACTCCGAGCTGGTGGCGGCGCGAGTGGCGGCTGCGGCGAAGCCCAAGGTCTCGCGGGCGGACCGCTTCCAGCACCACCTGACCGCGCTCGCCACCTACGTCGAACGCGAAGGCCACGCCCGCGTCCCGCGCACCCACAAAACCGTCGAGGGACTGGCACTGGGAGTGTGGCTCAACAACCAGAAAGCGCGGAGGGAGAAGCTGACCGCCGGTCAGCTCGCGCGGCTCGCC
- a CDS encoding type II toxin-antitoxin system PemK/MazF family toxin has translation MSRKSAPWQVWMADLSPVIGSEQAGRRPVVVVSSPLFASFPTAMAIVVPLTTADHGLPHHVPLTSSRTGLNRPTWARTDDVRTISEQRLTSSRPLGTVTDKEADEIRTYLRLMIDL, from the coding sequence GTGAGCCGCAAGTCCGCCCCCTGGCAGGTCTGGATGGCCGACCTCTCCCCGGTCATCGGCTCCGAGCAGGCCGGGCGGCGCCCCGTGGTGGTTGTCTCCAGCCCCCTGTTCGCCTCCTTCCCGACCGCCATGGCCATCGTGGTCCCCCTGACCACCGCCGACCACGGCCTGCCCCACCACGTCCCCCTCACCTCCTCCCGCACCGGCCTCAACCGGCCCACCTGGGCCCGCACCGACGACGTGCGCACCATCTCCGAACAGCGCCTCACCAGCAGCCGCCCGCTCGGCACCGTCACCGACAAGGAAGCCGACGAGATCCGCACCTACCTCCGGCTGATGATCGACCTGTGA